One genomic region from Stackebrandtia nassauensis DSM 44728 encodes:
- a CDS encoding glutamate ABC transporter substrate-binding protein, translating to MRRAVLAVAVLSVAVATGCQADTVDDTVPPFYNIDQAERSEMPKEVRDILDSGRLTIGSKFDQPLTGLRDKATGRIEGFDAEIGRIITQRIFGKVAEGENLDFIETVPANREKYLEDGTVDLVLATYTITPERKKAVTFAGPYYEAGQAIMTRKGEGIEDIKDLSKKKVCAAEGTTSLDNVEKHNPRANVSKPMRNWSSCRQALLEKEYDAVSTDDVILYGFLSEDPSKLEISKKTFTTEPYGIGLPKGSTELQKFINETLELAFDNGDWQTAFDSTLAVAEVPDPESPPNITEK from the coding sequence ATGCGTAGAGCCGTACTCGCGGTCGCCGTGCTGTCCGTCGCCGTGGCCACGGGCTGCCAGGCCGACACCGTGGACGACACGGTGCCCCCCTTCTACAACATCGACCAGGCCGAGCGCTCCGAGATGCCCAAGGAGGTCCGGGACATCCTGGACTCCGGCCGCCTGACCATCGGTTCGAAGTTCGACCAGCCGTTGACCGGACTGCGCGACAAGGCCACCGGACGCATCGAGGGTTTCGACGCCGAGATCGGCCGCATCATCACGCAGCGCATCTTCGGGAAGGTCGCCGAGGGGGAGAACCTCGACTTCATCGAGACCGTCCCCGCCAACCGGGAGAAGTACCTGGAGGACGGCACCGTCGACCTGGTGCTGGCGACGTACACCATCACCCCGGAACGCAAGAAGGCCGTCACCTTCGCCGGTCCCTACTACGAGGCCGGGCAGGCCATCATGACCCGCAAGGGCGAGGGCATCGAGGACATCAAGGACCTGTCCAAGAAGAAGGTGTGCGCGGCGGAGGGGACCACCTCGCTGGACAACGTCGAGAAGCACAATCCGCGCGCCAACGTCTCCAAGCCGATGCGCAACTGGTCCAGCTGCCGCCAGGCGCTGCTGGAGAAGGAGTACGACGCGGTCTCCACCGACGACGTGATCCTGTACGGCTTCCTCAGCGAGGATCCGTCCAAACTGGAGATCTCGAAGAAGACTTTCACCACCGAGCCCTACGGCATCGGGTTGCCCAAGGGCTCGACCGAGCTGCAGAAGTTCATCAACGAGACCCTGGAGCTGGCCTTCGACAACGGCGACTGGCAGACCGCCTTCGACAGCACGCTGGCCGTCGCCGAGGTGCCGGACCCCGAGTCGCCGCCGAACATCACCGAGAAATAG
- the lipB gene encoding lipoyl(octanoyl) transferase LipB — MSDTRARTLKIDRLGTVDYARAWDLQKDLQDKRINDEIDDTVLLLEHPSVYTAGRRTEKWTYPDDGTPVVEVDRGGQITWHGPGQLVGYPIVKLTKPIDVVKYVRRVEDMLMAVCGEFGVATTRIDDRTGVWIPADDRGPERKIASIGVRVRWAVTLHGFALNCDNDMSFFDHIVPCAIMDKDMTSLSRETGRDVTVDEVIPVTEKHMHLILD, encoded by the coding sequence GTGAGTGACACGCGCGCCCGGACGCTCAAGATCGACAGACTCGGTACCGTCGACTATGCGCGGGCCTGGGATCTGCAGAAAGACCTCCAGGACAAGCGCATCAACGACGAGATCGACGACACGGTGCTGCTGTTGGAGCATCCCAGCGTCTACACCGCGGGCCGCCGCACCGAGAAGTGGACCTACCCCGACGACGGCACCCCGGTGGTCGAGGTGGACCGGGGCGGCCAGATCACCTGGCACGGTCCCGGCCAGCTGGTCGGCTACCCGATCGTCAAGCTCACCAAGCCCATCGACGTCGTCAAGTACGTGCGCCGCGTCGAGGACATGCTGATGGCGGTGTGCGGCGAGTTCGGCGTCGCCACCACCCGGATCGACGACCGCACCGGAGTGTGGATCCCGGCCGACGACCGCGGCCCGGAGCGCAAGATCGCCTCCATCGGTGTGCGGGTCCGCTGGGCGGTGACCCTGCACGGCTTCGCGCTCAACTGCGACAACGACATGTCCTTCTTCGACCACATCGTCCCGTGCGCGATCATGGACAAGGACATGACCTCGCTGAGCCGTGAGACCGGCCGCGACGTCACCGTCGACGAGGTCATCCCGGTGACCGAGAAGCACATGCACCTGATCCTGGACTGA
- the aspS gene encoding aspartate--tRNA(Asn) ligase, whose protein sequence is MSTSMTAPSPAAPTTPPRVLSAALSEHVGARIRIAGWLHRRRLLKSVAFAIVRDRSGLAQVVVSEEVARARLEELNEETVVEVTGTVVANPAAPGGVELVEPVITVLGEAEAPPFDLYRPSLRATLPTLLDRAPVSLRHPRRKAAFELASAATMGFRETVAAMDFTEIFTPKIVASATESGANVFAIDYFGRPGYLAQSPQFYKQTMVGVFERVFEVGPVFRAEPHDTVRHLAEYTSLDVEFGFIESYRDVAEVLREVVAGMVSAVAERAAAAVALLEPVVPQVPSRFPELHFAEALELISRETGEDLSGVNDLSPAHERWVGEWARREHGSDFAVVVGYPMSKRPFYTAEDPGRPGYSDSFDLLFRGTEMVTGGRRLHRYADYLAAIAAQGGSPEPYAGYLEAFKHGMPPHGGFAIGLERFVAQLTGVANIREVTLFPRDLHRIAP, encoded by the coding sequence ATGTCAACGTCAATGACTGCGCCGAGCCCCGCGGCCCCCACGACCCCGCCAAGGGTGTTGTCGGCCGCGCTGAGTGAACACGTCGGCGCGAGAATCCGGATAGCCGGGTGGCTGCATCGCAGGCGGCTGCTCAAATCGGTGGCCTTCGCGATCGTGCGGGACCGCTCGGGGCTGGCCCAGGTGGTCGTCAGCGAGGAGGTCGCGCGGGCGCGGTTGGAGGAGCTCAACGAGGAGACCGTCGTGGAGGTGACCGGGACGGTGGTCGCCAACCCGGCCGCTCCCGGTGGAGTGGAGCTGGTCGAGCCGGTCATTACGGTGTTGGGAGAAGCCGAGGCTCCGCCGTTCGACCTGTACCGGCCGAGTCTGCGGGCCACGTTGCCGACGCTGTTGGACCGGGCGCCGGTGAGTTTGCGGCATCCCCGGCGCAAGGCCGCGTTCGAGCTGGCCTCGGCCGCGACCATGGGGTTCCGGGAAACCGTGGCCGCCATGGACTTCACCGAGATCTTCACGCCGAAGATCGTGGCCTCGGCGACCGAGTCGGGGGCCAACGTCTTCGCGATCGACTATTTCGGACGACCCGGTTATCTCGCGCAGAGTCCGCAGTTCTACAAGCAGACGATGGTGGGTGTCTTCGAGCGGGTCTTCGAGGTCGGGCCGGTGTTCCGGGCCGAACCGCACGACACCGTGCGGCACCTGGCCGAGTACACGTCGCTGGACGTGGAGTTCGGGTTCATCGAGAGCTACCGGGACGTCGCCGAGGTGCTGCGGGAGGTGGTGGCGGGCATGGTGTCCGCTGTCGCCGAGCGTGCCGCGGCGGCGGTGGCGCTGTTGGAGCCGGTGGTGCCCCAGGTGCCGTCGCGGTTTCCGGAGCTGCACTTCGCCGAGGCGCTGGAGCTGATCTCGCGGGAGACCGGCGAGGACCTGTCGGGTGTCAACGACCTGTCGCCCGCGCATGAGCGCTGGGTCGGGGAGTGGGCGCGGCGGGAGCACGGCAGCGACTTCGCGGTCGTGGTCGGTTATCCGATGAGCAAGCGGCCGTTCTACACCGCCGAGGACCCGGGGCGGCCCGGGTACAGCGACTCGTTCGACCTGTTGTTCCGGGGCACCGAGATGGTGACCGGCGGGCGACGGCTGCACCGGTACGCCGACTACCTGGCGGCGATCGCGGCCCAGGGCGGGTCGCCGGAGCCGTACGCCGGGTACCTGGAGGCGTTCAAGCACGGCATGCCGCCGCACGGTGGCTTCGCGATCGGGCTGGAGCGGTTCGTGGCGCAGCTGACGGGTGTGGCCAACATCCGTGAGGTCACGCTGTTCCCGCGCGACCTGCATCGCATCGCGCCCTGA
- a CDS encoding S41 family peptidase, with translation MTTGYPRFPAIHNDTIVFVAEDDLWSVTTAGGTARRLTAGVAAASFPRISPDGSLIAYTGAEEGPPDVHVVPTEGGETRRLTYEGGRISRVAGWDPTGEFVIYATSAHSPELLDVRLRRVSADGGVPAELTWGRATAIAQGSNGVVVLGREYWKDHAHWKRYRGGTAGQLWIDASGDGEFRKLVSLDGNLSCPHIIGDRVYFLSDHEGHGNVYSTDFDGANLRRHTDHEDFYARGLSGDGARLVYHCGGRLYLLDPAEEHPSVVDVHIPVTRTQRARRFVDAAEYLDSVDLSADASHLAVTTRGKAFTFADWEGPVTQHGEVDGVRYRLLTWLHDRERLIAAVADNGPREVLVGITADASKPPCRLDHLDTGRAGELVASPTEGKVVIANHRNELVLVDVDGEEATATVIDSSRHGEISDVVFSADGTWLAYACPESSGTDNEDENVARSTIKLLELSTGRKAVAAKRILNDFGPSFDPDGKYLYFVGQREFNPVYDSLHFDLNFPMGSRPYAVALRADVSPPFVPQPKPMHDTGEESTKDSGDDESKTDSDDTTDESLVIDLDGIENRIVPLPVSDAKYTQVLGVSGKVLVLSHPVAGRIRPHQVDDEPDGVLDSVDLETGKVERFADAVSWVMSTPDGKTVLYMSGDKMRVVKATEKAPDGADRNRESGWIDLDRLKVSVRPELEWPQMFREAWRLLSENFWVEDMSGVDWNAIYERYAPLVAQLSTRGELSDLIWEMNGELGTSHVYEALGDYRPGPHYGQGYLGADFTVDTDGAHTIAKIYTGDPWKPDATSSLLRPGVDARVGDTVVAVNGQPVGPTTSVAQLLVNQADQEVRLSLRRGEADPHVVVVRALSNEQPLRYRDWVEANRRAVYDASGGRLGYIHIPDMMTEGFAEFHRGFLNEYDRDGLVVDVRFNGGGHVSPLLLEKLARRRIGYNFSRWSRPAPYPRESPCGAMVALINESAGSDGDIFSHGFRSYNLGPLVGTRTWGGVVGYFPWRPNLADNTFLSQPEIAFHFDDAKWGVENYGVAPDIEVEYAPQDYAAGRDPQLEAGIAAALKELEKKPAHRPDPADRPKLAAPKLPPRP, from the coding sequence ATGACCACCGGTTACCCGCGTTTTCCCGCCATTCACAACGACACCATCGTCTTCGTCGCCGAGGACGACCTGTGGAGCGTCACGACGGCCGGCGGCACCGCCCGGCGCCTGACCGCGGGGGTCGCGGCGGCAAGCTTCCCGCGGATCTCGCCGGACGGTTCGCTCATCGCCTACACCGGTGCCGAGGAGGGTCCGCCGGACGTGCACGTGGTGCCCACCGAGGGCGGCGAGACCCGGCGGCTGACCTACGAGGGCGGCCGGATCAGCCGGGTCGCCGGTTGGGACCCCACCGGCGAGTTCGTCATCTACGCCACCAGCGCGCACTCGCCGGAACTGCTGGACGTCCGGCTGCGCCGGGTGTCCGCCGACGGCGGCGTGCCCGCCGAGCTGACCTGGGGCCGCGCCACCGCGATCGCCCAAGGGTCGAACGGCGTCGTGGTGCTGGGCCGCGAGTACTGGAAGGACCACGCCCACTGGAAGCGCTACCGGGGCGGCACCGCCGGTCAACTGTGGATCGACGCGTCCGGTGACGGCGAGTTCCGCAAGCTGGTCTCCTTGGACGGCAACCTGTCCTGCCCGCACATCATCGGCGACCGCGTCTACTTCCTGTCCGACCACGAAGGACACGGCAACGTCTACTCCACCGACTTCGACGGCGCGAACCTGCGCCGCCACACCGACCACGAGGACTTCTACGCCCGCGGCCTGTCCGGTGACGGCGCCAGGCTGGTGTACCACTGCGGCGGCAGGCTCTACCTGCTCGACCCGGCCGAGGAGCACCCCAGCGTCGTCGACGTCCACATCCCGGTGACCCGCACCCAGCGCGCCCGCCGCTTCGTCGACGCCGCCGAGTACCTGGACTCGGTGGACCTGTCCGCCGACGCCTCCCACCTGGCCGTCACCACCCGGGGCAAGGCGTTCACCTTCGCCGACTGGGAGGGACCGGTCACGCAGCACGGCGAGGTCGACGGCGTCCGGTACCGGCTGCTGACCTGGCTGCACGACCGCGAACGCCTGATCGCGGCGGTCGCCGACAACGGCCCCCGCGAGGTGCTCGTCGGCATCACCGCCGACGCCTCCAAACCGCCGTGCCGCCTCGACCACCTCGACACCGGCCGGGCCGGGGAACTGGTGGCCTCCCCGACCGAGGGCAAGGTCGTCATCGCCAACCACCGCAACGAACTGGTACTGGTCGATGTGGACGGCGAGGAGGCCACGGCCACGGTCATTGACTCCAGCCGCCACGGCGAGATCTCCGACGTGGTGTTCTCCGCCGATGGCACCTGGCTGGCCTACGCCTGCCCCGAGTCCTCCGGCACCGACAACGAGGACGAGAACGTCGCCCGCTCGACCATCAAGCTCCTCGAACTGTCCACCGGTCGCAAAGCCGTGGCCGCCAAGCGAATCCTCAACGACTTCGGCCCGTCCTTCGACCCGGACGGCAAGTACCTGTACTTCGTCGGACAGCGCGAGTTCAACCCCGTCTACGACTCGCTCCACTTCGACCTGAACTTCCCGATGGGCTCGCGCCCCTACGCGGTCGCGCTGCGCGCCGACGTCTCCCCGCCCTTCGTCCCGCAACCCAAACCGATGCACGACACCGGCGAGGAGTCCACCAAGGACTCCGGAGACGACGAGTCCAAAACCGACTCCGACGACACCACCGACGAGAGCCTCGTCATCGACCTGGACGGCATCGAGAACCGCATCGTGCCGCTGCCGGTCTCCGACGCCAAGTACACCCAGGTCCTGGGCGTCAGCGGCAAGGTGCTGGTCCTGTCCCACCCGGTCGCGGGCCGCATCCGTCCACACCAGGTGGACGACGAACCCGACGGCGTCCTGGACTCCGTCGACCTGGAGACCGGCAAGGTCGAGCGCTTCGCCGACGCGGTCAGCTGGGTGATGAGCACCCCCGACGGCAAGACCGTCCTGTACATGTCGGGCGACAAGATGCGCGTCGTCAAGGCCACCGAGAAGGCCCCCGACGGCGCCGACCGCAACCGCGAATCCGGCTGGATCGACCTAGACCGGCTCAAGGTATCGGTACGCCCCGAACTGGAATGGCCGCAGATGTTCCGCGAGGCCTGGCGACTGCTGAGCGAGAACTTCTGGGTCGAGGACATGTCCGGAGTGGACTGGAACGCGATCTACGAACGCTACGCCCCCCTGGTCGCCCAGCTCTCCACCCGTGGCGAACTGTCCGACCTGATCTGGGAGATGAACGGCGAACTGGGCACCTCCCACGTCTACGAAGCGCTCGGCGACTACCGTCCCGGCCCCCACTACGGCCAGGGCTACCTCGGCGCCGACTTCACAGTAGACACCGACGGCGCCCACACGATCGCCAAGATCTACACCGGCGACCCCTGGAAACCCGACGCCACCTCCTCCCTGCTGCGCCCCGGCGTCGACGCCCGCGTCGGCGACACGGTCGTCGCCGTCAACGGCCAACCCGTCGGACCCACCACCTCGGTGGCCCAGCTCCTGGTCAACCAGGCCGACCAGGAAGTCCGCCTCTCGCTGCGCCGTGGCGAAGCCGACCCCCACGTGGTCGTCGTCCGCGCCCTGTCCAACGAACAACCGCTGCGCTACCGCGACTGGGTGGAAGCCAACCGCCGCGCCGTCTACGACGCCAGCGGCGGCCGACTGGGCTACATCCACATCCCCGACATGATGACCGAGGGCTTCGCCGAATTCCACAGAGGATTCCTCAACGAGTACGACCGCGACGGTCTCGTCGTCGACGTCCGCTTCAACGGCGGCGGCCACGTCTCCCCACTCCTGCTCGAAAAACTCGCGCGCCGCCGCATCGGCTACAACTTCTCCCGCTGGAGCCGCCCCGCCCCCTACCCCCGCGAAAGCCCGTGCGGAGCGATGGTCGCGCTCATCAACGAATCCGCCGGATCCGACGGCGACATCTTCAGCCACGGCTTCCGCTCCTACAACCTCGGCCCGCTGGTCGGCACCCGCACCTGGGGCGGAGTCGTGGGCTACTTCCCGTGGCGCCCCAACCTGGCCGACAACACCTTCCTGTCCCAACCCGAGATCGCCTTCCACTTCGACGACGCCAAATGGGGCGTCGAGAACTACGGCGTCGCCCCCGACATCGAGGTCGAGTACGCGCCACAGGACTACGCCGCCGGACGCGACCCCCAACTGGAGGCGGGCATCGCCGCGGCCCTGAAGGAACTGGAGAAGAAACCCGCGCACCGACCCGATCCGGCGGACCGTCCCAAGCTCGCCGCCCCGAAGTTGCCGCCCCGTCCGTAA
- the lipA gene encoding lipoyl synthase codes for MLRIEARNAQTPIERKPSWIKVKAKMGPEYRDLRGLVDREGLHTVCQEAGCPNIYECWEDREATFLIGGDQCTRRCDFCQIDTGKPQPLDRDEPRRVADSVSTMGLKYATITGVARDDLDDGGAWLYAETVRQIHAAVPGCGVELLIPDFNAEPEQLAEVFSARPEVLAHNIETVPRIFKRIRPGFRYERSLEVITKAREDGLVTKSNLILGMGETREEVSQALRDLHEAGCELITITQYLRPTPRHHPVDRWVKPEEFVELSAEAEAMGYAGVMSGPLVRSSYRAGRLYRQALDARTPVA; via the coding sequence ATGCTGCGGATCGAGGCCCGCAACGCCCAGACCCCGATCGAGCGCAAACCCTCGTGGATCAAGGTGAAGGCCAAGATGGGGCCCGAGTACCGCGATCTGCGCGGGCTCGTCGACCGCGAGGGCCTGCACACCGTGTGCCAGGAAGCCGGGTGCCCCAACATCTACGAGTGTTGGGAGGACCGGGAGGCGACCTTCCTCATCGGCGGCGACCAGTGCACCCGCCGCTGCGACTTCTGCCAGATCGACACCGGCAAGCCGCAGCCGCTGGACCGCGACGAACCCCGTCGGGTCGCCGATTCGGTGTCCACCATGGGACTGAAATACGCCACCATCACCGGCGTCGCCCGTGACGACCTCGACGACGGCGGTGCCTGGCTGTACGCCGAGACCGTCCGCCAGATCCACGCGGCCGTGCCCGGCTGCGGCGTCGAACTGCTCATCCCCGACTTCAACGCCGAACCCGAGCAGCTGGCCGAGGTGTTCTCCGCGCGTCCGGAGGTGCTGGCGCACAACATCGAGACGGTGCCGCGCATCTTCAAACGCATCCGGCCGGGCTTCCGCTACGAGCGGTCGCTGGAGGTCATCACCAAGGCCCGCGAGGACGGCCTGGTCACCAAATCCAACCTGATCCTCGGCATGGGCGAGACCCGCGAGGAGGTCTCGCAGGCACTGCGCGACCTGCACGAAGCGGGCTGCGAGCTGATCACCATCACCCAGTACCTGCGGCCCACCCCGCGCCACCACCCGGTCGACCGCTGGGTCAAGCCGGAGGAGTTCGTGGAGCTGAGCGCCGAAGCCGAGGCCATGGGCTACGCCGGGGTCATGAGCGGCCCGCTGGTCCGCTCCTCCTACCGTGCCGGACGGCTGTACCGGCAGGCACTGGACGCCCGAACTCCGGTCGCGTGA
- a CDS encoding DUF4191 domain-containing protein: protein MAKEQEKTGFKDRMKQIGMAFSFTTKRDKAFLPLAIVAVLIPLAAGAVLVFVTETLPWPFAIVAVFVALIFMMIVLNWRTSKAVMGQAVGQQGAAYAIVDQMRGWHITPAVAVSPNQDLVHRAVSKSGIVLLAEGGSARMKSLINQEKKKLNRVVGTTPIYDFVVGEDEDQLSVRKLRKTLMKLPRNITAKQANDLNRRLNALKQSKPPMPKGPVPQNMKPPKGARRAMRGK from the coding sequence ATGGCTAAGGAGCAGGAGAAAACCGGTTTCAAAGACCGGATGAAGCAAATCGGGATGGCGTTCTCGTTCACGACGAAACGGGACAAGGCATTCCTGCCACTCGCGATCGTGGCCGTCCTGATCCCGCTGGCCGCAGGCGCGGTGCTGGTGTTCGTCACCGAGACGCTGCCGTGGCCGTTCGCGATCGTCGCGGTCTTCGTGGCCCTCATCTTCATGATGATCGTGCTGAACTGGCGGACCAGCAAGGCCGTGATGGGCCAGGCGGTCGGCCAGCAGGGCGCGGCGTACGCCATTGTGGACCAGATGCGCGGCTGGCACATCACCCCCGCGGTGGCGGTGTCCCCCAACCAGGACCTGGTGCACCGGGCGGTCAGCAAGTCCGGCATCGTGCTGCTCGCCGAAGGCGGCAGCGCCCGGATGAAGAGCCTCATCAACCAGGAGAAGAAGAAACTCAACCGGGTCGTGGGCACCACCCCGATCTACGACTTCGTGGTCGGCGAGGACGAGGACCAACTGTCGGTGCGCAAACTGCGCAAGACGCTGATGAAGCTGCCCCGCAACATCACCGCCAAGCAGGCCAACGACCTCAATCGTCGGCTCAACGCCCTCAAGCAGTCCAAACCCCCGATGCCCAAGGGCCCGGTCCCGCAGAACATGAAGCCGCCGAAGGGCGCGCGTCGCGCGATGCGCGGCAAGTAA
- a CDS encoding RDD family protein, giving the protein MSRPKATSPTEPQQDEVPELATFGQRFAALIVDWILCVLLGNGLVAVNVLPELEYPVWPSVLMALYYAVFVGFFTQTVGMRLAKIHCVNAAEGTPLGLPRALLRGVLVVLVIPILTAFSDPHRRGLHDKLSGSAVIRPKAS; this is encoded by the coding sequence ATGTCCCGCCCCAAGGCCACTTCCCCGACCGAGCCACAGCAGGACGAGGTCCCCGAACTGGCGACCTTCGGACAGCGGTTCGCGGCGCTGATCGTCGACTGGATCCTGTGCGTCCTGCTCGGCAACGGCCTGGTCGCGGTCAACGTGCTGCCGGAACTGGAGTACCCGGTGTGGCCGAGCGTGCTGATGGCGCTGTACTACGCCGTGTTCGTCGGCTTCTTCACCCAGACCGTCGGGATGCGGCTGGCCAAGATCCACTGCGTCAACGCCGCCGAGGGCACACCTCTGGGCCTGCCGCGCGCACTGCTGCGCGGCGTGCTGGTGGTGCTGGTGATCCCGATCCTGACCGCGTTCTCCGACCCGCACCGGCGCGGCCTGCACGACAAGCTGTCCGGGTCGGCGGTGATCCGGCCGAAGGCGTCCTGA
- the glnA gene encoding type I glutamate--ammonia ligase has translation MRNPAVFTSPDQLLAYIKDNKVKFIDVRFCDLPGVMQHFNVPAESFTEETFAEGLAFDGSSIRGFQAIHESDMLLLPDVTTAFLDPFRAEKTVALNFFIHDPFTREAYSRDPRNIAKKAEQYLASSGIADTAYFGAEAEFYIFDDVRFDTAPQHGFFHIDSVEGAWNSGKVEEGGNRGYKPKHKGGYFPVPPVDHFADLRDGIVRTLVDTGIEVERAHHEVGTAGQTEINYKFSTLLNAGDQLQLFKYIVKNQVWAAGKTATFMPKPMYGDNGSGMHTHQSLFRDGTPLFYDETGYAGLSDTARWYIGGLLKHAPSLLAFTNPTVNSYRRLVPGYEAPVNLVYSQRNRSACTRIPVTGNNPKAKRVEFRVPDPSSNPYLAFSSMLMAGLDGIKNKIEPPDPVDKDLYELAPEEFGDVAQVPGSLPEVLDKLESDHGFLLEGGVFTPDLIETWIDYKRTAEVDEIRLRPTPQEFLLYFDV, from the coding sequence ATGAGGAACCCAGCAGTGTTCACCAGTCCCGATCAGCTTCTGGCCTACATCAAGGACAACAAGGTCAAGTTCATCGACGTCCGATTCTGTGACCTGCCGGGGGTGATGCAGCACTTCAACGTTCCCGCCGAATCCTTCACCGAGGAGACCTTCGCCGAGGGCCTGGCCTTCGACGGTTCCTCGATCCGCGGCTTCCAGGCGATCCACGAATCCGACATGCTGCTGCTGCCCGACGTCACCACCGCCTTCCTGGACCCGTTCCGGGCCGAGAAGACCGTGGCGCTGAACTTCTTCATCCACGACCCGTTCACCCGCGAGGCCTACAGCCGCGACCCGCGCAACATCGCCAAGAAGGCCGAGCAGTACCTGGCCTCGTCGGGCATCGCCGACACCGCGTACTTCGGCGCCGAGGCGGAGTTCTACATCTTCGACGACGTGCGCTTCGACACCGCCCCACAACACGGTTTCTTCCACATCGACTCGGTCGAGGGCGCCTGGAACTCCGGGAAGGTGGAAGAGGGCGGCAACCGCGGCTACAAGCCCAAGCACAAGGGCGGCTACTTCCCGGTCCCGCCGGTCGACCACTTCGCCGACCTGCGCGACGGCATCGTACGAACCCTTGTGGACACCGGCATCGAGGTGGAACGGGCCCACCACGAGGTCGGCACCGCGGGCCAGACCGAGATCAACTACAAGTTCTCGACCCTGCTCAACGCGGGCGACCAGCTCCAGCTGTTCAAGTACATCGTCAAGAACCAGGTGTGGGCCGCCGGTAAGACCGCGACCTTCATGCCCAAGCCCATGTACGGCGACAACGGTTCCGGCATGCACACCCACCAGAGCCTGTTCCGCGACGGCACTCCCCTGTTCTACGACGAGACCGGCTACGCGGGTCTGTCCGACACGGCCCGCTGGTACATCGGCGGCCTGCTCAAGCACGCCCCGTCGCTGCTGGCGTTCACCAACCCGACGGTCAACTCCTACCGCCGCCTGGTCCCGGGCTACGAGGCCCCGGTGAACCTGGTCTACTCGCAGCGCAACCGTTCCGCGTGCACCCGGATCCCGGTCACCGGCAACAACCCGAAGGCCAAGCGGGTCGAGTTCCGGGTCCCCGACCCGTCCTCCAACCCGTACCTCGCCTTCTCGTCGATGCTGATGGCGGGCCTGGACGGCATCAAGAACAAGATCGAGCCGCCGGACCCGGTCGACAAGGACCTGTACGAGCTGGCGCCCGAGGAGTTCGGTGACGTGGCCCAGGTCCCGGGTTCGCTGCCGGAGGTGCTCGACAAGCTGGAGTCCGACCACGGCTTCCTGCTGGAGGGCGGCGTGTTCACGCCGGACCTGATCGAGACCTGGATCGACTACAAGCGCACCGCCGAGGTCGACGAGATCCGGCTGCGGCCCACCCCGCAGGAGTTCCTGCTCTACTTCGACGTCTAA
- a CDS encoding VOC family protein, with protein sequence MSVQLNHTIVAAKDRSESAEFLADILGLEVGAPMGPFLPVQLHNGVTLDFAQQPPDKEFAPQHYAFLVSEAEFDAAFDKIKRYRLTFWADPRQHLEGEINHHDGGRGVYFLDPSGHYLELITVPYGGWPA encoded by the coding sequence TTGTCAGTTCAGCTCAACCACACCATCGTCGCGGCCAAGGACCGAAGCGAGTCCGCCGAGTTCCTGGCCGACATCCTGGGACTGGAGGTCGGCGCCCCCATGGGCCCCTTCCTCCCCGTCCAGCTCCACAACGGAGTCACACTGGACTTCGCGCAGCAACCCCCGGACAAGGAGTTCGCGCCGCAGCACTACGCGTTCCTCGTCTCCGAGGCGGAGTTCGACGCGGCCTTCGACAAGATCAAGCGTTACCGCCTGACCTTCTGGGCCGACCCCCGCCAGCACCTGGAGGGCGAGATCAACCACCACGACGGCGGCCGGGGCGTCTACTTCCTCGACCCGTCCGGCCACTACCTGGAGTTGATCACCGTCCCCTACGGCGGCTGGCCCGCATGA